ATTTTGCTGGGTTCTCATCCATCCCTGTAATCGCTAAAAAGACAGGTGAATGTGTACCAGGAATTGTTCTTGAATTAGATGACGGGTATGAAACCTATCAGTGGTACCGTGACGGAGTAGCTATTCCGGGGGCAACTTCTTACACTTACACTCCTACACAATCAGGAAATTATACGGTTAAAGTAACAATGGGAACATGCCCTCCTGTTACAACACCTATCTATAAAGTACAAACGTGTTTAAAAGAAACAACACAGGCTCTTAATGCTTGTTCTACTAAAATTATTACCCCTGCGTTTACTTCATCCACTCAGACTGTGGTGCCAAGTACAGTAGTAATTTTAACCCCACCTACAAAGGGAACAGCAGTGGTGAATCCAAACGGAACAATCACTTATACTCCAAACCCTGGATATTTAGGACCTGATAAAATAGTTTATAAATTCTGTGGAAACTCAGTTGAGTTTACAGACTGTGAGCAGGTTACCCTAAACCTTACTGTAGTACCGTTCATTGTAACTGATACTTCTATTAAGGCATGCTGGTATGATGTAGCTCCTTATGCTTATTTTGATCTTACAAAAGCTAAAGTAACAGATTATAATGCCGTTACTAAAAAATACTACCGTACACTGAATGATCTTACTGCAGGTATCAATGAGATCACAACACCAGATAACTTCCCTTCAACAGGAGGATTTGTATATGTGAAAGTAACAACTGCTGAAGGATGTACAGCAAATGCAAAAATTGAATTAATTGTACTTCCAATCAAAAAATCTCCAATATTAGTAGATCAGTATATCTGTATGGATGCTAAAACCAATCTGGATGCAGGTTCCGGATATGACTCTTACCAATGGAGCACAGGTGCTACCACTTCAGGTATCAGAGACATAGGTGTTGGAGAATACACTGTAATTCTTGGTAAGAACGGATGTTTCCTTACTCAGACAGTAAAAGTTAAAAAAGTTGAAGATCCGGTAATTCAAACGATTGAGATCAACAATAATACAGCAACAGTAATTGTAAGCGGAGGTAAAGCACCTTATAAGTTTGCAGTTGACGGAACTGCTAACTGGCAGGATTCAAGTACTTTCACAGGTTTAACAAGAGGACAGCATACTTTCTATGTAAAAGATTTTTATAACTGTACTCCTATTGCTGTAGAAATTACGATTCCTAATCTATTAAATGCCATCACCCCTAATGGAGATAACGTAAATGACTATATAGATTACAGTGAGCTTGCTTATAAAGAAAACCTAAGTTTTGTAGTATATGACAGATATGGAAATATGGTATTTACCGGAAACAAATTCAATAACTACAGATGGGACGGAAAACACTTTGATAAGAAACTTGGAACAGGAACATATTGGTATCATATCAACTGGACTGAATCCAACAAAGAAAAGACTCCAATAAAATATACAGGTTGGATTCTTGTTAAAAACAGAGAGTAATAATTAGTTAAAACCATATTGGTAAGCCACGATTTCATAATCGTGGCTTTTTTATTACATTTTCAAGTATTCAATGCTTTTTATTATTAAATTTGTGATAAATACTACTACTGAATGAAGAAAATTCTATCTTTTTTATTTATATTTTATATTTTCACCTCTGCTTTTGCCCAATTGGACCGAGAGCATTGGTTTGCTCCGATGGTAGACAGGACTGGTGCACCCAATCCTTATCAGAAACTGTATTTATCCACCAGCAGAACAACTCCTTTTCCTGTAAATATTTATAACAATAATATTCTGATCGGAACGGTAAATATCAGTAAAAATAATCCGCAAAAATTCGATGTATTAAGGAATTATATAATTACCACACAGCAGACGGATTTATTTACCCCTACAACCAAAGGGTTATACCTTAAAGCAGAATTTCCTTTTTATGCCAATTTAAGGTTTTCGGTATTCAACCACGCAGAAATCATTACTTCCAAAGGAATTCCTTCCACGGGAAAAACGTTTTATGCCGCCTCCGCTCCTATTACCGTGAGTAACAATATTCTGAACTTTATGACCAGTGTACTGGCAACTGAAGACAACACAACCGTTACCATTTCCGGATACACCCCTGCCGTTCAGTTTTCTAATGGAATGACCGGAGCTATCAATCCCACAATGACTTTCACTTTAAATAAAGGGCAGTCTTACATCATTGACGGAATCGGGGATATAGCAGGAAACTTTGATGGTTTTATTGGTTCAAAAATTATTTCAAATAAACCTGTCAATGTCACCAATGGAAATTTTAATGGGCAATATGCAGGAAATTTTCCGTCCAGTTCAGATATTTTAATGGACCAGGCAGTACCTGTCAACAGGCTTGGAAATGAATTTGCCCTTGTAAAGGGTAACGGACCAATTGGTGCCAATATGGAAGGCGCTGTTGTTATTGCCACTGAGGACAATACTCAGATCTTTGTCAACAATGAAATACCTCCTGTAGCGACTATTAATGCAGGAAAATATTTTGTTATTCCTGATTCCAAATATATTCTTCAGGGAAACGGACATTATAATTTATATCTAAAAACATCAAAGAATGCTTATGTCTATCAGATTTTAGCCGGAGATTCCAATTCGGGAAATGAAACGGCTACCGGAGGATTCAATTTCATTCCGGCTTTGAACTGTTACCTTCCGAAACAGATTAACGAACTGGGGCTTATTAATGAAAATTTTGTTCATTCCAATGGTAATCCCGGAGGTATTCTGAACATCCCAACAAAACTGAACCTTATCACGGAAAGAGGAGCTGTTATTACAGTAAACGGAGCTAATCCTCCTGCAATAACAGGTCCTTACAATATGACAGGGACCACCAACTGGGTTACTTATGGAATTCCCAATGTGACAGGGACCATTACTGTAGTTTCAAGCAAGGCCATTATGGCAGGAATCACCGCTGGAAGTGATGCCGTAGGATACGGTGGCTTTTTCGCGGGTTTTCCTACGCAGCCCGTTATTTTACAATCAGGCGACGGCTGTATTCCAGGCATTGTTCTTACTGTAGACCCACTTATCTATGATACTTATCAATGGTATAGAAACGGTACACTAGTTCCGGGAGCCACGGCATCTTCAATCACCCCTACACTACCCGGATATTATACCTGTTCTGTAACGATGGGAAGCTGTGCACCTTTAGTCACTGAAAAATTTAAGGTCCTGAATTGTACAAAACTGACCACTGCTTCTTACAATGTATGTACTTCGCAGACTATAACACCTGCCTTCAGCAGTTCATCACAAACTCCTGTTCCCAGCACCGTAGCAATTACAACAGCACCTGCTTTAGGTACTGCAGTGGTAAACCCTGCTACAGGGATCATTACTTATACTGTGAATACTCCCGGTACATCCGGAACAGATACATTCACTTATACATTCTGTGGAAATGATCCGGACTTCCCAGATTGTGAAACAATAACAGTTACCATCAATATTCAGGCTCTTACAGTAATGAATACAACATTATTTGCCTGTGATGTAAATGGACAGGGAACGTTCAACTTGACTACTGCCAACATCACCAGCAATTCTCCTGTTACCATTACCTACTATCCAACTCTTATAGATGCTCAGAATGAAAATGCTGCAGCAGCAATAACCAATACAACATCATACACAGCACCTAATGCTACTATCATATATGCTGTTGTCAAAAACAATATTGGATGTAAAAGTATTGCACAAATTACATTATCTCTTTTCAATAAGGCGATTGTTCTGGATAACTACAATGGCATTTTCTGTGATGATAATCTGGATGGGACAGTTACCCTTATCCTTTCCAATGTCACTCCTATTGTACTTAATAATCCTAACTATTTTACCAATGTAAGATATTATGCAAATCTGGCAGATGCTAATGCAGGAAACAACAATACTCTTCCTAACAGCTGGAGTTATACAGGAACAACTACAATTTACATCAGAGTAGATTCTCCGGATGGCTGTGCTTCTGTAATCAAGCCTTTACAGTTCAGTATCGGATCTAAAGTAACATTGATAACCAAAACCGTTACGGAAAGTGTTTGTGATGATGATCTGGATGGAATAAAAAGTGTAAACTTAGCTCAATTTATCCCTCAGTTTACTTTAGACCCCAATGTTACTTTCACTTTTCACGCAACTTTGGCGGATGCTCAGAATAATGTGAATATCGTTTCATCACCTGTTAATATTACAACTTCACAGACTTATTATATCCGTTTTGAAAAAAATGGGGTCTGTCCGGAAGTAGGTACTCTTAAAATCAACATTAAAGTTCCTAAAAAATCAGATATACTAAAAGATAAGGCTATTTGCCCGAAAACCACTACCACATTGGATGCAGGACCTGGCTTTGAAAGATATTTATGGAGCACGGGAGCTACTACGCCTTCTATTACCAATGTTGCCTCTGGAAGTTATTGGGTAGAGCTTACCTTCAATGGCTGTGTTTACAAACAATATGTGAATGTTACAGAATTGCCGCTGCCTATGATTACATCTATTGAAATTGATGGAACAACGGTAAAAGTCGGAGTAAGCGGTGGTACCCCGCCTTATGAATATTCTTTGGATGGTGTGGTATGGCAGAGTTCCAATGTTTTCTACAATGTACCAAGAGGAGCACATAATGTATTTGTGAGAGATTCTAAAATGTGTGAAGAAGTCAAAAAATCATTTGCCATTATTAACCTGATCAACACGATTACTCCAAATGGAGATGGCTATAACGAAGGAATAGATTATTCTGCCTTAATGGCCAATGATAATCTTGTATTCAGGATCTTTGACCGATACGGTGCGGAAGTCTTCAGAGGAACTCCGGAAAACAGATATACCTGGGACGGAAGAATAGGTGGAAGATATGTCCCTACGGCAACCTACTGGTATTTTATCACCTGGACAGAGTATGGTTCTTCCCTCACTGTAAAATATTCGAGCTGGCTGCTTGTAAAACATAGATAAAAAAGAAGCCGTAAGAAAGAATGCAAATTTTCAGCAGCGCTTTCTTCCGGCTTCTTTACTTATATATACTCTTTTTAAAGTAATTGCATATTTCTAACAATCCTTAACAGTTTAATGTTAAAGTTTAATATAACTTTAACCACTATTCTTCATCTAACTAGGCAAAATTGCTTTATTTCTATGTAATTTTGCGCATTATATGAAGAAACTGTTTACTCTACTGCTATTGGTTTTTCTGGCAAAAATTAATGCTCAAGTATATTCCGGAGAGGTATTTCTGAGAGACAACTCTATTTTATATCTCAATCAGGTATATGTCACTAATCTAAACATCCAGAAAACCGTTCTTACCGATTATAATGGTAATTTTAGTATCCCCGCCAATCCCGGAGATGTTATCCGGTTTACCTCTATTGTTACCGAAAGAAAAGACATTAAGCTAACGCCTCAATCAATGGCACAAAAAAATCTGGTTGAGCTTAAAATTGCGTATTATGAAATTCAGGAAATTGTACTCAGCAGGTTCAAACCTACCGGAAACCTTCGGTATGATGTGAATTCTTTAAGAAAAGAGGATAAAGCACATGCTCTTAAGAAAGTAATCGGGCTTCCAGAACCAAAAGGTGACGGAACTCCTCCTGAACTTCCTGTTGCTGGATTGCGGGATGGCGGACTTACCTTCAGCCTTGAAAGTATCTATGATATTCTTTCCGGTGAGAGAAAGAAAAAGCAGCGTTATCAGGCATACGAAAGAATGAACAGTTCCGTTACACAGATCAAAAACTATCTGGGAAAAGATTATTTCACAAAGTTTAAAATTCCTGAGAATTTAATTGATAACTTCCTTCAATTCGTTTATACTTCTGAAAACATTCAGGCGTATGTATTAGCCGGAAACTTTGAAGCCGTAAAGATTCCTATTGAAAAATATCTGCCAATCTATCAGAAGAGACTTAGAAGTTCACATCTTCAGGAGGTTGTAAGCAATAATTAGAGAAATAATTCCAATATATATAAATAATCCATGTCCTTCACATGGATTATTTCTTTTGAAATAAACAGAAATCCCACGGTAAACCCCCTCCATACTACATCCAATATAGATTACTCAACTTTTATTGCATATCATTATTCAATATTCAAAAATATGCTTAATTTTATCTCACAAACAAGTGTTTAAAATAAAAACACTTGTTTGTCGTTATCCAAATAAAAACTAACAGCCCAAAACACAAATTAAGAGAGAAGCACTCAATTTTTAACTTAATAATTAATGAAAAAAGTCCTTTTACTTCTTTGTTGTATGTTTTTCTTTACTATGTCTGCTCAAAAAAAAGGGAAAGACTATAGTAATATTCTGAAAAGTAAGAATATCTACGAAATCAATGCCTTCTTAAGAGATGCCCATCCTGATGATCCTCGGAGATCTGTCCTGAAACCAAGGGTAATGGACATGATGAAAGAATACATCAAAAATGCACATCCAGCCGATCAGAAAGTAAAAGATATGCAGGAAATGCTTGCCATGCTGAGGAGAAGGCCTTCCACAAAGATCACCTTTGATGAAATGAATGCTATCATCAAACAGAAACAGATTGCAAAATATAAGGCCGAATTAGCAGCAAAACAGCCTACCACCGTTTATACTCCAAGCACTGCACAGAATACATTTGTTGTAAATACTACGGCTAATACGGCAATTCCAAATGCTGAAGCTGAAGAGTTCAACATGCTTATGACTGTCTCACCTGTTGAGCATAAAAACAAAACTGTAAAAATCCTAAACTCTTTATTTGATAATGACCCTAATGCTAAAGAAGCTATTATATTGATTCAAAATAAATCAGACTGTAATATCATTGTAAGAATGGAAGGTGTAGGTACTACTAAATACAGACTGGCTGTTCCTGCTCATGGTGAGGGTTCAATTGTTATAGAAAAAGGACAGTATCTTTTCACCAGCCTTGTTTGCGGAGCTCAATACGCTTCACAAAAAACAATTGAAAGGGCAATTATGGTCGCTTTAGGAGGCCAATAATTTCCACCAAAACCGAATTATCTCTATGTCTTTTACCCCCAAAAGACAAAGATACTCCATAAATTTTCACTATTTTTGCACTCATTTTATAACTCAATGGGCAAGAATAAATTAGCAAGATTCGCAGAAAACAAAATATTACCAAATGTAATCCAACCAACAAGGGAAGAAGCTTTAAAAGGTTTCGAACTTAAAGGAAAATGGAGAGAAAACTTCTTTAAAAATGACAATCCAATTGTATTGGAATTAGGTTGTGGAAAAGGAGAATATTCTGTGGGGCTTGCCAAAACATTTCCTGAAAAAAACTTTATCGGAGTTGATATTAAAGGCGCAAGATTTTGGTTTGGAGCTAAAGAAGCGGTAGACAGCAACATGAATAATGTAGCCTTTCTTAGATCACAGATCGAGCTTGTTGATCATTTTTTTGCTGAAAATGAAGTAGATGAAATATGGATTACGTTCCCGGATCCACAGATCAAATACAGAAGAACAAAGCACAGATTGACTCATCCTGATTTCTTAAACCGATACAAAAAGTTTCTGAAGCCTGGTGGTATTATTCATCTAAAAACCGATTCAGAGTTTTTACATGGATATACACTGGGATATTTGCAGGGAGCCGGCTATGAAATCATTAGTGCACATCATGATATCTACGGAGCACCGGAATATGATCCTAATACCGAACACCTTAGAGATATTAAAACCTATTATGAAGAACTTTTCTCAGCAAAAGGAAAAACAATTACTTACATTAAATTCCGAATAAGCTGATGAAGTAAAAATAACAATTGATGAAAAAAAAACTTTTACCTGTTTTCTTTTTATTCTTCACATTTTTGTTCCCCAACCTGATATCTGCTCAGAAAAAAGCAAATAAAGATATTCTGAAAAGCATTGATATTAAAGAAATTGAAGAGTATATTAAGAACACCCATCCGGATGATCCGAAGAAAAGCGTGCTGAAACCTAAGCTTATCGCTTTAAAAAACGCAGAATGGACAAAAGGAGCCCGTACAGCCAAGCCTATGGAAGCCAGGCCTGTTATCTCCGATATTCCTAAAAGTATCATGAGAAATCCTTATTCAAATGATGCTGAGGAGTTTAAAAAACTTATCACTGAAACCTCTGCTGAACATAAAGAAAAAACGGTGAAACTTCTGAATACAATGTTCAATGAAGATATTACCCGCAAAGAAGCGATACTCTTATTCAAAAATAATTCAGACTGCAATATTGTACTGAGGATTGAAGGAAAAGATTATTATAATCTTGCCGTTCCCGCTCACGGAGAAAATTTTATTGTGGTTAATAAGGGTTCATATGCGCTCAACAGCAATATTTGCGATATGAAATACGTCTCCCAGAAAGACATTAAAAAAAGTATATTTGTAACGATAGACAATCCGAAACAAGCCGGGACTGAACTGAAATCCGCCCAAAAGGAACCGGTTCCGGAAAAACCTTCGAAAAAACAAAAATCAAAAAGTAAAATAGGATGAAAAAACTAATAGTTTTGACCGGAATTTCATTGATCCTTGCCAGCTGTAATGTAAATTATGGCAGCTATCCGGGAAGAACCTC
The window above is part of the Chryseobacterium sp. MA9 genome. Proteins encoded here:
- a CDS encoding gliding motility-associated C-terminal domain-containing protein, whose product is MKRFLLSLVLIFFTINTLFAQRDSEHWIAPYYDSVGGYNNMIYLSTDSATPFDVTIYNNNNIVTTVTISKTNPQTYKVANNLISTGTSTDAFNVGNKGLYLKATKPFYCSLRLAQSVHGEVITSKGRAGIGKTFFVATAPNTNTSSIQNFTAGVLATEDNTNVTVSWNPTAGVVFINGTPTGNTQSFTLQKGQSFILAGSGSQSANKTGFIGAKIVADKPITLTNGSCNANFSTAPSGSDPVLDQSVPVDRLGNTFAMVKTRSTAPNLNMEGGLIVATEDNTEVFLNGGTTSVATLAAGEWYRINETSYVVQSFSGHSNMFISTTKNVYLYQFIGIMGSDATNGFNYIPPLNCFLPRKIDEIGKINEMPIGPAGASAVQDIIVKLNILTETGATVMVNDNPVAATDGPYPVAGNANWVTYGITGVTGNIKITSTKAVTAGINGGFSSAGYGGYFAGFSSIPVIAKKTGECVPGIVLELDDGYETYQWYRDGVAIPGATSYTYTPTQSGNYTVKVTMGTCPPVTTPIYKVQTCLKETTQALNACSTKIITPAFTSSTQTVVPSTVVILTPPTKGTAVVNPNGTITYTPNPGYLGPDKIVYKFCGNSVEFTDCEQVTLNLTVVPFIVTDTSIKACWYDVAPYAYFDLTKAKVTDYNAVTKKYYRTLNDLTAGINEITTPDNFPSTGGFVYVKVTTAEGCTANAKIELIVLPIKKSPILVDQYICMDAKTNLDAGSGYDSYQWSTGATTSGIRDIGVGEYTVILGKNGCFLTQTVKVKKVEDPVIQTIEINNNTATVIVSGGKAPYKFAVDGTANWQDSSTFTGLTRGQHTFYVKDFYNCTPIAVEITIPNLLNAITPNGDNVNDYIDYSELAYKENLSFVVYDRYGNMVFTGNKFNNYRWDGKHFDKKLGTGTYWYHINWTESNKEKTPIKYTGWILVKNRE
- a CDS encoding T9SS type B sorting domain-containing protein → MKKILSFLFIFYIFTSAFAQLDREHWFAPMVDRTGAPNPYQKLYLSTSRTTPFPVNIYNNNILIGTVNISKNNPQKFDVLRNYIITTQQTDLFTPTTKGLYLKAEFPFYANLRFSVFNHAEIITSKGIPSTGKTFYAASAPITVSNNILNFMTSVLATEDNTTVTISGYTPAVQFSNGMTGAINPTMTFTLNKGQSYIIDGIGDIAGNFDGFIGSKIISNKPVNVTNGNFNGQYAGNFPSSSDILMDQAVPVNRLGNEFALVKGNGPIGANMEGAVVIATEDNTQIFVNNEIPPVATINAGKYFVIPDSKYILQGNGHYNLYLKTSKNAYVYQILAGDSNSGNETATGGFNFIPALNCYLPKQINELGLINENFVHSNGNPGGILNIPTKLNLITERGAVITVNGANPPAITGPYNMTGTTNWVTYGIPNVTGTITVVSSKAIMAGITAGSDAVGYGGFFAGFPTQPVILQSGDGCIPGIVLTVDPLIYDTYQWYRNGTLVPGATASSITPTLPGYYTCSVTMGSCAPLVTEKFKVLNCTKLTTASYNVCTSQTITPAFSSSSQTPVPSTVAITTAPALGTAVVNPATGIITYTVNTPGTSGTDTFTYTFCGNDPDFPDCETITVTINIQALTVMNTTLFACDVNGQGTFNLTTANITSNSPVTITYYPTLIDAQNENAAAAITNTTSYTAPNATIIYAVVKNNIGCKSIAQITLSLFNKAIVLDNYNGIFCDDNLDGTVTLILSNVTPIVLNNPNYFTNVRYYANLADANAGNNNTLPNSWSYTGTTTIYIRVDSPDGCASVIKPLQFSIGSKVTLITKTVTESVCDDDLDGIKSVNLAQFIPQFTLDPNVTFTFHATLADAQNNVNIVSSPVNITTSQTYYIRFEKNGVCPEVGTLKINIKVPKKSDILKDKAICPKTTTTLDAGPGFERYLWSTGATTPSITNVASGSYWVELTFNGCVYKQYVNVTELPLPMITSIEIDGTTVKVGVSGGTPPYEYSLDGVVWQSSNVFYNVPRGAHNVFVRDSKMCEEVKKSFAIINLINTITPNGDGYNEGIDYSALMANDNLVFRIFDRYGAEVFRGTPENRYTWDGRIGGRYVPTATYWYFITWTEYGSSLTVKYSSWLLVKHR
- a CDS encoding DUF6759 domain-containing protein, translated to MKKVLLLLCCMFFFTMSAQKKGKDYSNILKSKNIYEINAFLRDAHPDDPRRSVLKPRVMDMMKEYIKNAHPADQKVKDMQEMLAMLRRRPSTKITFDEMNAIIKQKQIAKYKAELAAKQPTTVYTPSTAQNTFVVNTTANTAIPNAEAEEFNMLMTVSPVEHKNKTVKILNSLFDNDPNAKEAIILIQNKSDCNIIVRMEGVGTTKYRLAVPAHGEGSIVIEKGQYLFTSLVCGAQYASQKTIERAIMVALGGQ
- the trmB gene encoding tRNA (guanosine(46)-N7)-methyltransferase TrmB — encoded protein: MGKNKLARFAENKILPNVIQPTREEALKGFELKGKWRENFFKNDNPIVLELGCGKGEYSVGLAKTFPEKNFIGVDIKGARFWFGAKEAVDSNMNNVAFLRSQIELVDHFFAENEVDEIWITFPDPQIKYRRTKHRLTHPDFLNRYKKFLKPGGIIHLKTDSEFLHGYTLGYLQGAGYEIISAHHDIYGAPEYDPNTEHLRDIKTYYEELFSAKGKTITYIKFRIS
- a CDS encoding DUF6759 domain-containing protein, whose protein sequence is MKKKLLPVFFLFFTFLFPNLISAQKKANKDILKSIDIKEIEEYIKNTHPDDPKKSVLKPKLIALKNAEWTKGARTAKPMEARPVISDIPKSIMRNPYSNDAEEFKKLITETSAEHKEKTVKLLNTMFNEDITRKEAILLFKNNSDCNIVLRIEGKDYYNLAVPAHGENFIVVNKGSYALNSNICDMKYVSQKDIKKSIFVTIDNPKQAGTELKSAQKEPVPEKPSKKQKSKSKIG